The Niallia alba genome includes a window with the following:
- the gerE gene encoding spore germination transcription factor GerE: protein MKENEFTHKPLLTKREREVFELLVQDKTTKEIASDLFISEKTVRNHISNAMQKLGVKGRSQAVVELLRMGELEL, encoded by the coding sequence TTGAAGGAGAATGAATTTACTCACAAGCCATTATTAACCAAAAGAGAAAGAGAAGTATTTGAACTGTTAGTCCAAGATAAAACGACTAAGGAAATCGCGAGTGATTTATTCATAAGCGAAAAAACAGTTCGAAATCATATTTCTAATGCTATGCAGAAGCTGGGCGTGAAGGGGCGTTCACAGGCTGTTGTAGAACTCCTTAGAATGGGAGAACTAGAGCTATAA
- the sdhB gene encoding succinate dehydrogenase iron-sulfur subunit: MGEQKTVTFQIARQDDPNSPSYVEEFTLPYRPNMNVISALMEIRRNPVTTKGEKTSPVSWDMNCLEEVCGACSMVINGKPRQSCTALIDQLEQPIRLEPMRTFPVVRDLQVDRSRMFDSLKKVKAWIPIDGTYDLGPGPRMPEKKRQWAYELSKCMTCGVCLEACPNVNSKSNFMGPAPLSQVRLFNSHPTGEMNKEERLQEIMGDGGLANCGNSQNCVQSCPKGIPLTTSIAALNRETTFQAFKNFFGSDH; the protein is encoded by the coding sequence ATGGGGGAACAAAAAACAGTTACTTTTCAAATTGCAAGACAAGATGACCCTAATTCACCATCTTATGTAGAAGAATTCACTTTGCCATATCGACCTAATATGAATGTGATTTCTGCCCTAATGGAAATTCGCAGAAATCCTGTAACAACCAAGGGAGAAAAAACATCTCCAGTTTCTTGGGATATGAACTGTTTAGAAGAAGTATGTGGGGCATGTTCAATGGTCATAAATGGAAAGCCTAGACAATCCTGTACAGCTCTAATTGATCAATTAGAACAACCGATTCGTTTGGAACCAATGAGAACATTCCCTGTTGTCCGCGATCTCCAAGTAGATCGAAGCCGCATGTTTGATAGCTTAAAGAAAGTCAAAGCATGGATTCCAATCGATGGAACGTATGATTTAGGGCCTGGTCCAAGAATGCCAGAGAAAAAACGCCAATGGGCATACGAGTTATCTAAATGTATGACATGTGGAGTTTGCTTAGAAGCATGTCCAAATGTAAACAGTAAATCTAATTTCATGGGACCAGCACCGCTTTCTCAAGTTCGTCTATTCAATTCTCATCCAACAGGTGAAATGAATAAAGAGGAAAGACTACAAGAGATAATGGGAGATGGTGGACTAGCTAACTGTGGTAACTCTCAAAACTGTGTGCAGTCTTGTCCAAAAGGAATTCCATTGACAACATCTATTGCTGCCTTGAACCGTGAAACAACGTTCCAAGCATTTAAAAACTTCTTTGGAAGTGATCATTAA
- the sdhA gene encoding succinate dehydrogenase flavoprotein subunit has product MKKGKVIIVGGGLAGLMAAIKVAETGTPLELFSLVPVKRSHSVCAQGGINGAVNTKGEGDSPWEHFDDTVYGGDFLANQPPVKAMAEAAPGIIHLMDRMGVMFNRTPEGLLDFRRFGGTQYHRTAFAGATTGQQLLYALDEQVRRYEVDGLVVKYEGWEFLGIITDEEGVCRGIKAQDLKTMEIKSFPADAVIMATGGPGIIFGKSTNSIINTGSAASVVYQQGAYYANGEFIQIHPTAIPGDDKLRLMSESARGEGGRIWTYKDGKPWYFLEEKYPAYGNLVPRDIATREIFHVCVDQKLGINGENMVYLDLSHKNPKELDIKLGGIIEIYEKFTGEDPRKLPMKIFPAVHYSMGGLWVDYDQMTNIPGLFAAGECDYSQHGANRLGANSLLSAIYGGMVVGPNAVKYISGLSKSAEDLSTSLYDSAIKEEESKWQDIMKMDGTENAYVLHKELGEWMTDNVTVVRYNDKLLATDDKIQELLERYKHININDTAKWSNQGAVFTRQLQNMLHLARVITLGAYNRNESRGAHYKPEFPERNDEDFLKTTMAKFVGEDKAPDLHYQEVDTSLIKPRKRDYSKQKEGVK; this is encoded by the coding sequence ATGAAGAAAGGGAAAGTTATCATCGTTGGCGGTGGTTTAGCAGGACTAATGGCAGCAATCAAAGTAGCAGAGACAGGGACTCCTTTAGAATTATTTTCCCTTGTACCTGTAAAAAGATCACACTCCGTTTGTGCCCAAGGTGGAATAAATGGAGCGGTAAATACGAAGGGGGAAGGAGATTCTCCGTGGGAGCACTTTGACGATACAGTGTATGGCGGAGATTTCTTAGCAAACCAGCCACCTGTCAAGGCGATGGCTGAAGCAGCCCCTGGAATTATTCATTTGATGGATAGAATGGGTGTAATGTTTAACCGTACACCAGAAGGGTTACTTGATTTCCGCCGTTTTGGAGGAACACAGTATCATCGAACAGCTTTTGCTGGGGCAACGACAGGACAACAGCTTCTATATGCTTTAGATGAACAAGTTAGAAGATATGAAGTTGATGGGCTTGTAGTTAAGTATGAAGGCTGGGAATTCCTTGGTATTATCACAGATGAAGAAGGTGTATGTAGAGGGATTAAAGCACAGGACTTAAAAACAATGGAGATTAAATCCTTCCCTGCAGATGCTGTTATCATGGCAACTGGAGGCCCTGGAATTATCTTCGGAAAATCTACGAACTCTATTATAAACACTGGTTCAGCAGCATCTGTTGTGTATCAACAGGGAGCCTATTATGCTAATGGGGAATTTATCCAAATTCATCCAACTGCTATTCCTGGTGACGATAAACTGCGTTTAATGAGTGAATCAGCTCGTGGGGAAGGCGGACGTATCTGGACATATAAAGATGGGAAGCCGTGGTATTTCTTAGAAGAGAAATATCCAGCCTACGGAAACCTTGTGCCTAGGGATATTGCGACACGTGAGATTTTCCATGTTTGTGTTGACCAAAAGCTCGGCATCAATGGGGAAAATATGGTGTATCTAGACTTATCTCATAAAAATCCTAAAGAATTAGATATTAAATTAGGTGGCATTATTGAGATATACGAAAAATTCACTGGCGAAGATCCACGTAAACTTCCGATGAAAATTTTCCCTGCAGTTCATTACTCAATGGGGGGATTATGGGTGGATTATGATCAAATGACCAATATTCCAGGTCTATTTGCAGCAGGAGAATGTGATTACTCTCAGCATGGAGCAAACCGTTTAGGAGCAAACAGCTTACTTTCAGCGATTTATGGTGGAATGGTTGTAGGCCCGAATGCAGTTAAATATATAAGTGGATTAAGCAAAAGTGCAGAAGATTTATCTACTTCCTTATATGATTCCGCTATTAAAGAAGAAGAATCTAAATGGCAGGATATTATGAAAATGGATGGAACAGAAAATGCTTATGTTCTACATAAGGAATTAGGAGAATGGATGACCGATAATGTTACAGTTGTTCGTTACAACGATAAATTATTAGCAACAGACGATAAAATTCAAGAGCTGTTAGAGCGATATAAACATATTAATATTAATGATACAGCAAAATGGTCTAACCAAGGGGCAGTATTCACTCGTCAATTACAGAATATGCTTCATCTTGCACGTGTTATCACACTCGGTGCATACAATCGAAACGAAAGCCGTGGAGCGCACTATAAACCAGAATTCCCAGAAAGAAATGACGAGGATTTCTTAAAAACAACAATGGCTAAATTTGTTGGGGAAGATAAGGCTCCTGATCTCCATTATCAAGAAGTCGATACTTCATTAATCAAACCTAGAAAAAGAGATTATTCAAAGCAAAAAGAGGGAGTGAAATAA
- a CDS encoding succinate dehydrogenase cytochrome b558 subunit has translation MAANREFLFRRLHSLLGVIPVGVFLIQHLVVNHFATRGAEAFNKAAGFMEHLPFRYFLEIFVIFLPILYHAIYGIYIAITAKNNTKNYGFFRNWMFYIQRVTGIITLIFIVWHVWETRVAAQLGQEVNYEMMSENLANPWMLIFYLVGVISTIFHFSNGLWSFCVSWGITVSPKSQRINTYVTLGIFVALTIVGVRAIFAFV, from the coding sequence ATGGCAGCAAATCGAGAGTTTTTATTCAGAAGGCTTCACTCTTTATTAGGGGTGATTCCAGTGGGAGTATTTTTGATCCAACATTTAGTTGTCAATCACTTTGCAACTAGAGGCGCAGAAGCCTTTAACAAGGCAGCTGGCTTTATGGAGCATTTACCTTTTCGGTATTTTTTAGAAATTTTTGTAATATTTTTACCGATATTGTATCATGCAATATATGGAATTTATATTGCGATTACAGCCAAAAATAATACTAAAAACTACGGATTTTTCCGAAATTGGATGTTCTATATTCAAAGGGTGACAGGGATCATTACATTAATATTTATTGTTTGGCATGTATGGGAAACAAGGGTAGCCGCTCAATTAGGGCAAGAAGTGAACTATGAGATGATGAGCGAAAATTTGGCAAACCCTTGGATGCTTATTTTTTATTTAGTAGGAGTTATCTCAACCATTTTCCACTTCTCTAATGGATTGTGGTCATTCTGTGTAAGCTGGGGAATCACTGTTTCTCCTAAATCTCAACGAATTAATACATATGTAACGCTAGGAATATTTGTTGCATTAACAATAGTAGGTGTACGAGCAATATTCGCGTTTGTTTAA
- a CDS encoding DDE-type integrase/transposase/recombinase produces the protein MYPQIITYLLTFINYQEQLIRTLLTLLIGKSMFDKPTEQPVNKPYRKLQVDDLPVIEVLEQLDYRVLLSEYLEKNGKPLKPVQRRKNAKVSVPKSMNCPKCGAPSDYLYANNGDKGQYQCKVCTELFSEKNRYSKEAILKCPHCSKTLEKIKERKDFHVFKCKNNDCSYYQKKLNGMTSKEKKRFKKDPQAFKLRYIFRQFHIDFQPLSKESPELPAVDLSKIYASPHTLGLILTYHVNYGLSARKTAAIMQDVHGVMISHQTVLNYENSVALLLKPYVDHYPYELSDQFCGDETYIRVNGRWHYLFFFFDAVKKIILSYPVSPNRDTATAIRAIDEVLIKMKEIPENLTFVVDGNPIYLLAQHFFAQHGISFDVKQVIGLTNEDPVSTEYRPLKQIIERLNRTFKGNYRSTHGFGSEHGSISYVTLFTAYFNFLRPHAALEGKVPVVNPELKGLPTMPARWTKLIGLAQQWIVEQRQA, from the coding sequence TTGTACCCTCAAATTATAACCTATTTATTAACTTTTATAAACTATCAAGAACAACTAATTCGAACATTGCTTACTTTATTGATTGGTAAGAGTATGTTTGATAAGCCTACTGAACAGCCAGTAAATAAACCATATCGAAAACTTCAAGTGGACGACCTTCCGGTCATTGAAGTTCTGGAACAGCTTGATTATCGAGTTCTTCTTAGTGAATATCTAGAGAAGAACGGGAAACCACTTAAACCTGTTCAAAGGCGTAAGAATGCAAAAGTTTCCGTACCTAAATCCATGAACTGCCCAAAGTGTGGTGCTCCATCAGATTATCTTTATGCCAACAATGGAGATAAAGGCCAGTATCAATGCAAGGTGTGTACAGAGCTCTTCAGTGAAAAGAACCGTTATTCTAAGGAAGCCATCCTGAAGTGTCCTCATTGTTCCAAAACTCTCGAGAAAATAAAAGAAAGAAAAGATTTTCACGTGTTTAAGTGCAAGAACAATGACTGTTCTTATTATCAAAAGAAGCTCAATGGGATGACTTCAAAAGAAAAGAAAAGGTTCAAAAAGGACCCTCAAGCATTTAAATTAAGATACATTTTCCGTCAGTTTCATATCGATTTCCAGCCGTTATCCAAGGAATCACCAGAACTGCCGGCCGTTGACTTATCAAAGATTTATGCATCACCACATACATTAGGATTAATCCTAACCTATCATGTAAACTATGGCCTTTCGGCCCGTAAAACAGCTGCGATTATGCAGGACGTACACGGAGTGATGATTTCACATCAGACTGTATTGAACTACGAAAATAGCGTAGCTTTATTACTTAAACCTTATGTGGATCACTATCCCTATGAACTTTCAGACCAATTCTGCGGTGATGAAACGTATATCAGAGTAAACGGTCGATGGCATTATTTATTTTTCTTTTTTGACGCCGTGAAAAAGATTATTCTTTCGTATCCGGTGTCGCCTAATCGAGACACAGCAACAGCCATTCGAGCAATTGATGAGGTCTTAATCAAGATGAAAGAGATTCCAGAAAATCTGACCTTTGTGGTAGACGGGAATCCAATCTATCTTTTAGCCCAACATTTCTTCGCTCAACATGGGATTTCATTCGATGTGAAGCAGGTCATTGGATTAACCAATGAGGACCCTGTTTCGACCGAATATAGACCACTGAAACAAATAATTGAGAGACTTAACCGCACCTTTAAGGGCAATTATCGCTCCACTCATGGATTCGGCTCTGAACATGGTTCCATTTCATACGTCACCTTATTTACGGCCTACTTTAACTTTTTGCGTCCGCATGCCGCCTTAGAAGGAAAAGTGCCCGTAGTGAATCCAGAACTCAAGGGGCTTCCAACAATGCCAGCACGTTGGACAAAGCTCATTGGATTAGCACAACAATGGATAGTAGAACAAAGACAAGCCTAA
- a CDS encoding YslB family protein, with translation MSDLTSVEEKTQVETDPLTVPAYGYELIREILIPELLGRDTPDLLYWAGKRIARLFPLHAIEEAYTFFQKVGWGNLEVVKQTKNEITYQLSSDLIEKRLKEKGKCTFQLEAGYLAQQYEQTKKVIAEAFEDPKRKDKKITITVRWDSKDPVVE, from the coding sequence TTGAGTGATTTAACATCCGTAGAAGAAAAAACACAAGTGGAAACTGACCCACTTACTGTTCCCGCATATGGATACGAATTAATTCGAGAAATACTTATCCCAGAATTATTAGGTCGAGATACTCCTGACCTATTGTATTGGGCAGGTAAACGTATTGCTCGATTATTTCCTTTACATGCAATAGAAGAAGCTTATACCTTTTTTCAAAAAGTCGGATGGGGAAATTTAGAAGTAGTTAAACAAACAAAAAATGAAATTACTTATCAATTATCCAGTGATCTTATCGAAAAAAGATTAAAAGAAAAAGGGAAATGTACATTTCAACTTGAAGCTGGTTATTTAGCACAGCAATATGAACAAACGAAAAAAGTTATTGCTGAGGCCTTTGAAGACCCAAAAAGAAAAGATAAAAAAATAACCATTACGGTTCGTTGGGATAGTAAAGATCCAGTAGTAGAATAA
- a CDS encoding methyl-accepting chemotaxis protein, giving the protein MKMKIWDRVNRTTKNSSKRFKIKLKTKMIISFALILIIPSLIISTFSYIKARNEMENQFLNTSHENVKIVDNIIRNTLGTSIYQTVIYSEKIKFDEQSEESNTTVRTEFDKYMELNPEIESVFFGSKAGTLIQSPNSILGKGYDPRKDAWYTNGMEKEGAVYVSSPYTSIATGSLVVAVSKQTEDKKGVVGMEVSLERIKSLVSNVKIGDKGFIIIFNQDKKYIVHPKEEAGTTAKQSVFNQMFDKNEGSIDLTDGGNKYIMQYITNETVGWKLAGVVDKSEINDMTFPILYQTVLVIVVSLLVSGFFIFILINSFIKPLNKLKESAIKMSEGNLTEKVDILREDEIGQVALALKNMAENLHNIIKDVNEKSEHVAASSEQLLASSDQTASASEYVAGALEEVASKAEMQKDNLTKNTNALKDIENHINKVAESAKIVSTLTNETVIQAQEGENTVNNTLSQMNEIYHSVESSNQQILSLQERSQEIESIVETISGIANQTNLLALNAAIEAARAGEHGKGFAVVATEVGKLAKQSEQSAQEIGDIITNILMNTKTTVEGMGAVTKSVQNGILASKQTTEAFNGIIQRVKTISPQMTEVANLSNQIAEQVQAVSVSANELLTISSENAAYSEEMASSTEEQLAAMQEIKAAASSLSDVAVELQEKINTFTI; this is encoded by the coding sequence ATGAAGATGAAGATTTGGGATAGAGTAAATAGAACTACAAAAAACAGTTCAAAAAGATTTAAGATTAAGTTAAAAACAAAAATGATTATTTCTTTTGCCCTAATTTTAATTATTCCAAGTTTAATTATAAGCACGTTTTCTTATATAAAAGCGAGAAATGAAATGGAAAATCAATTTTTAAACACTTCCCATGAAAATGTGAAAATTGTGGACAATATCATTAGAAATACATTAGGTACCAGTATTTATCAAACGGTTATTTATTCGGAGAAAATTAAATTTGATGAACAATCAGAAGAAAGCAACACGACGGTAAGGACAGAATTTGATAAATACATGGAATTGAACCCAGAAATTGAGAGCGTTTTCTTTGGTTCGAAAGCAGGAACACTCATCCAATCTCCTAATAGCATTCTTGGTAAAGGCTATGATCCAAGGAAAGATGCATGGTATACAAACGGGATGGAAAAAGAAGGGGCTGTTTATGTTTCTAGTCCTTATACATCAATTGCCACAGGCAGTTTAGTTGTTGCAGTTTCAAAGCAGACGGAGGATAAAAAAGGTGTAGTAGGGATGGAAGTAAGCTTAGAGCGAATAAAAAGCTTAGTTTCAAATGTGAAAATAGGAGATAAAGGCTTTATCATTATTTTCAATCAAGATAAAAAATATATCGTTCATCCTAAAGAAGAAGCAGGTACAACTGCGAAACAGTCTGTGTTCAATCAAATGTTTGACAAAAACGAGGGAAGTATCGATCTAACTGACGGTGGAAATAAATATATTATGCAATATATAACCAATGAAACAGTGGGCTGGAAACTCGCTGGCGTTGTAGATAAATCAGAAATTAATGATATGACTTTTCCTATACTATATCAAACAGTTTTAGTAATAGTGGTCTCTCTATTAGTGAGCGGTTTCTTTATATTCATACTTATCAATTCTTTTATTAAACCATTAAACAAATTAAAGGAATCAGCAATAAAAATGAGTGAAGGAAATTTAACAGAGAAAGTAGACATTCTTAGAGAAGATGAAATTGGCCAAGTAGCTCTAGCATTAAAGAATATGGCTGAAAATCTACATAATATTATAAAAGATGTAAATGAAAAATCGGAACATGTTGCAGCTTCTTCTGAGCAATTGCTTGCAAGCTCGGATCAAACAGCTTCAGCATCTGAATACGTTGCTGGGGCATTGGAAGAAGTAGCAAGTAAGGCTGAAATGCAAAAAGATAATTTAACAAAGAATACTAATGCATTAAAGGACATAGAGAATCATATTAACAAAGTTGCTGAAAGTGCAAAAATTGTTTCCACATTGACAAATGAGACGGTCATACAGGCGCAAGAAGGAGAGAATACAGTAAACAATACGCTGAGCCAGATGAATGAAATTTATCATTCGGTGGAATCATCGAACCAGCAAATACTGTCCTTACAAGAACGCTCGCAAGAAATAGAATCTATTGTAGAGACTATTAGTGGCATAGCTAACCAAACTAATTTGCTTGCCTTAAATGCTGCAATAGAAGCAGCAAGAGCAGGAGAGCATGGAAAAGGATTTGCCGTAGTTGCGACGGAAGTTGGAAAACTTGCCAAGCAGTCCGAACAATCTGCGCAAGAAATCGGTGATATTATTACAAACATTCTTATGAATACAAAAACGACCGTCGAAGGGATGGGGGCAGTTACGAAAAGTGTTCAAAATGGAATATTGGCATCAAAGCAAACGACAGAAGCTTTTAATGGTATTATTCAGCGCGTAAAAACTATCTCACCACAAATGACGGAAGTTGCTAACCTGTCTAATCAAATAGCAGAGCAGGTACAAGCTGTAAGTGTATCAGCCAATGAATTATTAACTATTTCAAGCGAGAATGCAGCTTACTCAGAGGAAATGGCAAGTTCAACAGAAGAACAATTAGCCGCAATGCAGGAAATAAAAGCAGCAGCCAGCTCATTATCAGATGTAGCTGTCGAACTTCAAGAAAAGATAAATACATTTACTATTTAA
- a CDS encoding aspartate kinase: protein MGLVVQKFGGTSVGSAERILHVAERVIEEKNRGNDVVVVVSAMGKTTDSLVTLANEINQKPSKREMDVLLSTGEQITISLLSMALQAKGVEAISYTGWQAGIETEDVHGNARILNIQTEKVQGQLQQGKVVVVAGFQGVTETGDITTLGRGGSDTTAVAIAAALKAEKCDIYTDVTGVFTTDPRFVKNARKLLAISYDEMLELANLGAGVLHPRAVEYAKNYQVPLVVRSSMEQEEGTIIEEEVSMEQNLVVRGVAFEDNITSVTVFGLRNPLTSLSTIFTTLASHHINVDIIIQSLTNDQLTNLSFSIKDSDLEETLKVLEENKAELGYDKVTSEQGLAKVSIVGSGMISNPGVAAEMFKVLSTEEIVIKMVSTSEIKVSTVIEKENMVKAVETLHDAFELAKLPVNA from the coding sequence TTGGGATTAGTTGTACAAAAGTTTGGTGGAACTTCAGTAGGCAGCGCAGAAAGAATTCTACATGTAGCAGAAAGAGTAATCGAGGAAAAGAATCGTGGTAATGATGTAGTAGTGGTTGTGTCTGCTATGGGAAAAACAACAGATTCTCTTGTAACACTAGCGAATGAGATAAATCAAAAGCCATCTAAACGAGAAATGGATGTATTACTTTCCACTGGGGAGCAGATTACTATAAGTCTACTGTCTATGGCTTTACAGGCAAAAGGAGTAGAGGCTATTTCTTATACCGGCTGGCAAGCGGGAATAGAAACAGAGGATGTCCATGGCAATGCACGAATATTAAATATTCAAACGGAAAAAGTGCAAGGACAATTACAACAGGGAAAAGTAGTTGTAGTTGCTGGGTTTCAAGGAGTCACAGAAACAGGGGATATAACAACCCTTGGACGTGGTGGTTCAGATACTACGGCAGTTGCTATTGCAGCAGCGTTAAAAGCGGAAAAATGTGATATCTATACAGATGTAACAGGCGTTTTTACAACCGATCCTCGTTTTGTGAAGAATGCGCGAAAACTATTAGCGATTTCCTATGACGAAATGTTGGAACTAGCTAATTTAGGGGCAGGCGTTTTGCATCCAAGAGCAGTAGAATATGCAAAAAACTACCAAGTGCCATTAGTGGTTCGCTCAAGTATGGAACAAGAAGAAGGAACGATCATCGAGGAGGAAGTTTCAATGGAACAAAATTTAGTCGTACGTGGAGTTGCGTTTGAAGATAATATTACGAGTGTTACGGTATTTGGATTAAGAAATCCGCTAACAAGTCTTTCTACTATTTTTACAACACTTGCATCCCATCATATAAATGTAGATATCATTATTCAAAGTTTAACAAATGATCAGTTGACTAACCTATCTTTTTCAATTAAAGATAGTGATTTAGAAGAAACATTGAAAGTGTTAGAAGAAAATAAAGCCGAATTAGGATATGATAAAGTCACTTCAGAACAAGGATTAGCAAAAGTATCGATTGTAGGTTCTGGAATGATTTCTAATCCTGGCGTAGCAGCAGAAATGTTTAAAGTATTATCAACTGAAGAAATTGTTATTAAGATGGTAAGCACATCAGAAATTAAAGTATCTACTGTGATTGAAAAAGAGAATATGGTGAAAGCAGTAGAAACATTACACGATGCGTTTGAATTGGCTAAACTACCTGTGAATGCATAA
- the uvrC gene encoding excinuclease ABC subunit UvrC — MNDIIKNKLMILPDQPGCYLMKDRQGTIIYVGKAKVLKNRVRSYFTGSHDGKTLRLVNEIEDFEYIITSSNIEALILEINLIKKHDPKYNIMLKDDKSYPFIKLTAERHPRLITTRNVKKDKGKYFGPYPNVQAANETKKLLDRIYPLRKCNVLPDRVCLYYHLGQCLAPCVNEVPEQEYKMMTDDITKFLNGGYKEIKKELSEKMMAASEELDFERAKEYRDQIAHIEATMEKQKMMMTDLVDRDIFGYSYDKGWMCVQVFFVRQGKLIERDVSTFPIYQEPEEEMLTYLGQFYEKANHFKPKEIYLPDDIQSDIVEELLKVKVIKPQRGQKKELVLLANKNAKNALKEKFSLIERDEERTIKAVENLGKQMGIYTPLRIEAFDNSNIQGTNPVSAMIVFIDGKPAKREYRKYKIKSVKGPDDYESMREVIRRRYQRVLKEGLPLPDLLLIDGGKGHLETVREVLLDELSLDIPVAGLVKDDKHRTSQLLFGNPLEIIPLARNSQEFYLLQRIQDEVHRFAITFHRQLRGKNAFQSLLDEIPGIGEKRRKLLLKTFGSVKKMKEASIEEFLEIGIPANVAEQLLAKLQE, encoded by the coding sequence TTGAACGACATCATTAAAAATAAATTAATGATCTTACCTGATCAGCCTGGTTGTTATTTAATGAAGGATCGCCAAGGCACTATTATTTATGTAGGAAAAGCAAAGGTGTTAAAAAACCGAGTCCGTTCCTATTTTACAGGCTCTCATGATGGAAAGACATTAAGACTTGTCAATGAAATAGAAGATTTTGAATATATCATAACCTCTTCCAATATCGAAGCGCTTATTTTAGAAATAAATCTGATAAAAAAGCATGATCCAAAATATAATATTATGCTGAAGGATGATAAAAGCTATCCGTTTATAAAATTGACGGCTGAAAGACATCCACGGCTTATAACCACTCGAAATGTAAAGAAAGATAAAGGGAAATACTTTGGTCCCTATCCTAATGTCCAAGCAGCAAACGAAACCAAAAAGCTTCTTGACCGAATCTATCCTTTGCGCAAATGTAATGTATTACCAGATAGAGTATGCTTATATTATCATTTAGGACAATGTCTTGCACCTTGTGTAAACGAGGTTCCAGAGCAAGAATACAAGATGATGACAGATGATATTACGAAATTTCTAAATGGTGGATATAAAGAGATAAAAAAAGAGCTGTCTGAAAAGATGATGGCAGCATCGGAAGAATTAGATTTTGAACGTGCGAAAGAATATCGCGACCAAATTGCTCATATTGAAGCAACGATGGAAAAGCAAAAGATGATGATGACCGATTTAGTAGATAGAGATATTTTTGGTTATTCCTATGATAAAGGTTGGATGTGTGTTCAAGTGTTTTTTGTCCGCCAAGGAAAGCTAATTGAACGAGATGTTAGCACGTTTCCTATTTATCAAGAGCCAGAGGAGGAAATGTTAACATATCTAGGACAATTTTATGAGAAAGCCAATCATTTTAAACCGAAGGAAATTTATCTTCCAGACGATATCCAAAGCGATATTGTCGAGGAATTATTAAAGGTGAAAGTGATAAAACCGCAAAGAGGGCAAAAAAAGGAACTTGTATTATTGGCTAATAAAAATGCAAAAAACGCTTTGAAGGAGAAGTTTTCCTTAATTGAAAGAGACGAAGAGCGAACAATAAAGGCAGTTGAAAATCTAGGGAAACAAATGGGTATCTATACTCCGCTCCGCATTGAGGCATTTGATAACAGTAATATTCAAGGGACTAACCCTGTGTCAGCAATGATCGTCTTTATTGATGGAAAACCGGCGAAACGAGAGTATCGTAAGTATAAAATCAAATCTGTTAAAGGCCCAGATGACTATGAATCAATGCGTGAAGTTATTCGTAGAAGGTATCAGCGTGTTCTAAAAGAAGGATTGCCGCTTCCCGATTTATTATTAATTGATGGAGGAAAAGGTCACTTGGAAACAGTAAGAGAGGTTTTGCTTGATGAATTAAGCTTAGATATTCCAGTAGCTGGTTTAGTGAAAGATGATAAGCACCGCACCTCTCAGCTTCTATTTGGAAATCCATTAGAGATTATTCCACTGGCGCGAAATAGTCAGGAGTTCTATTTATTACAAAGAATCCAAGATGAAGTTCACCGTTTTGCGATTACATTCCATCGTCAATTAAGAGGAAAAAATGCTTTTCAATCTTTATTAGATGAAATTCCTGGAATTGGGGAAAAACGTAGAAAGCTTCTTTTAAAAACGTTTGGTTCTGTAAAGAAAATGAAGGAAGCTTCAATCGAAGAGTTTTTAGAAATAGGAATTCCAGCAAATGTGGCAGAACAATTACTTGCTAAATTACAGGAATAA
- the trxA gene encoding thioredoxin: protein MAITHATDQTFQEETGSGVVLVDFWAPWCGPCKMIAPVLEELDGEIGDSVKIVKVDVDENQGSASKFGVMSIPTLLVLKDGEVVDKVVGFQPKEALSELLAKHV, encoded by the coding sequence ATGGCCATTACACATGCAACAGATCAAACATTCCAAGAAGAAACAGGTTCAGGTGTAGTACTAGTAGACTTCTGGGCACCATGGTGTGGACCTTGTAAAATGATCGCTCCAGTTCTTGAAGAGCTTGATGGAGAAATTGGAGATAGCGTAAAAATCGTTAAAGTCGATGTAGATGAAAACCAAGGATCAGCATCTAAATTTGGCGTAATGAGTATCCCAACTTTACTAGTTCTTAAAGACGGTGAAGTAGTAGATAAAGTAGTTGGATTCCAACCAAAAGAAGCTCTTTCTGAATTATTAGCAAAACATGTTTAA